From Micromonospora echinospora, one genomic window encodes:
- a CDS encoding NAD(P)-binding protein, whose product MSGDQRELHHLVCGDDALAAAVARRLLAAPDTRVTLAVPEYAVELVSAGLPGAASVLVADRLDAEVLARCGLVDTVTVLRQDTALRDALLARAHQPRARLVIRTELLADAAPYDARCFSPASTVARAYLSAVASTAPRRPRSLPALGGARRTPYPRRIVRNQLRARAARVALVALILALLSTTLLAVLEDLSIGQALYITLLRSAAEPDLAGSTAVQLYQVCFALLTVLGSVTTGVYLGDALQQGRTLAAAGLPPAGIRGHVVIAGLGERGTHLVRALHDAGDEIVAIDSQPTARGVRAARRRDIPVIVDDARWPDTLLHAALDRSRALVVTTPDDDTGLTIVTAARTIRPELPIVWLPRDDDLVALAGRLPHVAVPDATLDDIAGQVADLLTNHQQPQPVSSGTAADHSPVGAG is encoded by the coding sequence ATGTCCGGCGACCAACGGGAACTCCACCATCTCGTGTGCGGCGACGATGCGCTCGCCGCCGCCGTGGCCCGACGCCTCCTGGCCGCACCCGACACAAGGGTGACGCTGGCCGTACCGGAGTACGCCGTGGAGCTGGTATCCGCCGGGCTTCCCGGTGCGGCGTCGGTGCTCGTCGCCGATCGGCTCGACGCCGAGGTCCTGGCCCGCTGCGGGCTCGTCGACACCGTGACGGTCCTGCGCCAGGACACCGCGCTGCGCGACGCTCTGCTGGCCCGCGCTCACCAACCGCGGGCGAGGTTGGTGATCCGGACCGAACTGCTCGCCGACGCGGCTCCGTACGATGCCCGGTGTTTCTCCCCGGCGTCCACAGTCGCCCGCGCATACCTGTCGGCAGTGGCCTCCACGGCGCCCCGCCGGCCTCGATCGTTACCGGCCCTCGGGGGTGCGCGACGCACCCCGTACCCACGGCGCATCGTGCGCAACCAGCTACGGGCCCGGGCGGCGCGGGTCGCCCTGGTCGCACTCATCCTCGCCCTGCTGAGCACCACGCTGCTCGCCGTGCTGGAGGATCTCAGTATCGGCCAGGCCCTCTACATCACACTGCTGCGCAGCGCAGCCGAACCGGACCTGGCCGGCAGCACCGCCGTGCAGCTCTACCAGGTCTGCTTCGCGCTGCTCACAGTGCTGGGCAGTGTCACCACCGGTGTCTACCTCGGTGACGCCCTCCAACAGGGCCGGACCCTCGCCGCCGCCGGTCTACCACCGGCGGGGATCCGCGGACATGTCGTGATCGCCGGACTCGGAGAACGCGGGACACACCTCGTGCGCGCCCTCCACGATGCCGGCGACGAGATCGTCGCCATCGACTCCCAACCGACTGCGCGGGGCGTACGCGCCGCCCGCCGACGCGACATCCCCGTCATCGTCGACGACGCACGCTGGCCCGACACGCTGCTCCACGCCGCCCTCGACCGAAGCCGGGCCCTGGTCGTCACCACCCCCGACGACGACACCGGTCTCACCATCGTGACGGCCGCCCGGACGATCCGCCCCGAGCTACCCATCGTCTGGCTCCCCAGAGACGACGACCTCGTCGCCCTGGCCGGCCGGCTGCCCCACGTCGCCGTTCCGGACGCGACCCTCGACGACATCGCCGGACAGGTAGCCGACCTGCTGACCAACCACCAGCAGCCCCAACCCGTCAGCTCCGGTACCGCAGCCGACCATTCCCCCGTCGGCGCAGGATGA
- a CDS encoding PIG-L family deacetylase, whose product MAERSLTLMAVHAHPDDEATSTGGVLARYAAEGITTVLVTCTDGRCGDGPGGVKPGDPGHDPEAVVAMRRAELAASCEALKVTHLETLGYADSGMMGWAANDAPDAFWNTPVAEAADRLSELIRRYRPDVVVTYDENGFYGHPDHIQAHRITMSAVERTDIPAKVYWTTVPRSAFQEFGRVMKEIGVEFPEPDGPSDTVPQLGLPDDEITTWVDTSGYGAQKFESLAAHASQAENIFFLQLGQERFTELMGMETFVRVRDKTDAPTPEDDLFAGLR is encoded by the coding sequence GTGGCTGAGCGATCTCTGACGCTGATGGCGGTGCACGCGCACCCGGACGACGAGGCGACCAGTACTGGCGGCGTTCTCGCCCGGTACGCGGCGGAAGGGATCACGACGGTGCTCGTGACCTGCACGGACGGGCGGTGCGGCGACGGGCCCGGCGGAGTGAAGCCGGGCGACCCGGGGCACGACCCGGAGGCTGTGGTAGCGATGCGTCGGGCCGAGTTGGCGGCCAGTTGCGAGGCGTTGAAGGTCACGCATCTGGAGACGCTCGGCTATGCCGACTCCGGCATGATGGGTTGGGCGGCCAATGACGCTCCTGACGCCTTCTGGAACACGCCGGTGGCGGAGGCGGCCGACCGGCTGAGCGAGTTGATCCGGCGCTATCGACCCGACGTCGTCGTCACCTATGACGAAAACGGCTTCTACGGCCATCCGGACCACATCCAGGCGCACCGCATCACGATGTCCGCCGTCGAGCGGACGGACATCCCGGCGAAGGTGTACTGGACCACCGTGCCGCGTAGTGCGTTTCAGGAGTTCGGCCGCGTGATGAAGGAGATCGGCGTCGAGTTTCCCGAGCCGGACGGGCCTTCGGATACGGTGCCGCAGCTCGGCCTGCCCGACGATGAGATCACCACCTGGGTGGACACGAGCGGCTACGGCGCGCAGAAGTTCGAATCGTTGGCTGCGCACGCGAGTCAGGCCGAGAACATCTTCTTCCTGCAACTTGGCCAGGAACGTTTCACCGAGCTGATGGGCATGGAAACCTTCGTCCGGGTCCGCGACAAAACCGATGCGCCGACGCCCGAGGACGACCTGTTCGCCGGACTGCGCTGA
- a CDS encoding toxin TcdB middle/N-terminal domain-containing protein: protein MSIRISHVLRTGLLLVAFVVGLPGTAVALPPPSASSDDKGESAEKRTPLAELTKTREPEVPERSWQVEGGGAFTDVIRIEVPNFRTITPQLALRYKSSAGNGWVGVGWDLAGVNVIERVAPGRGAPRYDASDLHVVDGEEIIVCPPGTGSPGCLAGGTHTTRNESYLKVTLTGTGADSRWTVVAKDGTRRVYAPVLQAGTGLVVRWGLSQVVDTKGNTVTYTWRSDLFECCWEALDSVAYNGTTVRFHYETRPDRERNAIGNGVFTTVHGRLKTIDLTVGGSRLRAYKLTYTTSAATGRSLLAGVQQFGRDAVVDGSGFVVSGTALPATRIAYQTGTPSFVAGNQDTGMGNHTDARHLTMDINGDGRTDLLELMPNWLTYERRTWISDGSTFSRTSVHTDLPYHADSRFLDGDVNGDGKSDLIELYPSGFGWGRRLWLSNGTGFALTNTASSKTASSRDDSRFLAMDVNGDGRTDVVELYACGLWPVHYCRATWLSDGSAFTLATNDSGIGFDVNRQFYPVDVNGDGRSDLLEVYPGLFGAGGRRLWMSNGTGFVAGTSDTISWSAPKADGTGSRFVMLDVNGDGKTDMVELQPFLTSYTRKTWLSTGYGFAQVATDTSMPASGAARHVPVDVNGDDRTDLVEIYPCCLGTGGQRRIWLSTGAGFVLGATDTGLAGYSCDKEGACTSEFLDADVDGDGLFEVLELYPPFPGLATARRVWDVDSPVPDVLTSLTNEWGGTTAVNYTPSSSWPNTNNPPVVPTASAVTVGDGRGGSAVTKFTYSGGSYHWGERRFQGFRQQRESRPCVAGESACPYTETWYRQDLGALDHPERIERRAGGGALLEVTLHEYTTNGATQPRTALPTGTWVNTYNGTGNACPGEDCKRTYTTRQYNAYGELTQQVEHGDYAVAGDERTTITTFVPNPDVYIVNKPAVVTLVQGVGGQGTKLRETRNHYDGAATWNQAPSAGLETRSARWLSTDDSYVETGKEYDDSGNLTAEIDALGGRTTLGYDPTFHLYQTSETNALSQQVTAGWDTVCGRPTRVTDLNGQATTLAYDTFCRLTEKTEPGGRFERHTWVDVGDPATQHERIERPAATGTSGLQWARRYIDGLQRTWRKADRGPDAATGDIYVDTSFNARGQVAVKTAAYYWVSGQPQPTTYPTTSDYDALDRLVRETLPGGATRTKRYGVWSVTETDERGHATTDRMNAYHKRVAREQTVGGVTRIATYVHDLRDELVRSTDPGGSVITYDLDSLGRRTRLVDPNSGTTGYEWDDAGRLVAQTDARGQRTTFTYDPLGRKTGKTTRAGTPSAVTVTWTYDQVRAGYHNIGKVTTTTDGAGAKTLDHDALGRVVKTVRTVNGASYTFRYGFDAGNRALWTTYPDGDTQGTPADPLRYDGAGRLLAIPGYVDAARYNAEGKLIRLENANGTVTTRSHDTRRGWLDRITTTSGSTTIQDSTFTRDATGKIKQIDSPFPDEGWTFEYDEVGQLTVATSASTPAHHQTLSYDATGNVAANSRLGTYGYDSSRPHAVTSAGPNTYTYDTAGLMVSGAGRTLVWDGDNRLASVTRSGSTTTFGYDADGTRLFQAQGSAVRHYLGDDYEVDVTAGLATKYISVADTLVARADGTTRYWVHTDHQGSVQAQTNASGVEVHRKRYRPYGEVLSTAGTLSYEPRGFTGQRHDAAGLVYLKAR, encoded by the coding sequence GTGTCGATTCGGATCAGCCACGTACTCCGCACCGGGTTGTTGTTGGTGGCCTTCGTGGTCGGGCTTCCGGGCACCGCCGTTGCGTTGCCGCCGCCGTCGGCGTCCTCGGACGACAAGGGCGAGTCGGCTGAGAAGCGGACGCCACTCGCCGAGCTCACCAAGACCCGCGAGCCGGAGGTCCCGGAGCGGTCCTGGCAGGTTGAGGGTGGCGGCGCCTTCACTGACGTGATCCGCATCGAGGTCCCGAATTTCCGGACGATCACACCGCAGCTTGCGCTGCGGTACAAGTCTTCGGCCGGCAACGGCTGGGTCGGCGTGGGCTGGGACCTGGCGGGCGTGAACGTCATCGAGCGGGTGGCGCCGGGCCGCGGAGCTCCCCGGTACGACGCCTCGGATCTGCACGTGGTCGACGGCGAGGAGATCATCGTGTGCCCGCCGGGTACGGGCAGCCCCGGTTGCCTGGCCGGTGGCACGCACACCACCAGGAACGAGAGCTATCTCAAGGTCACGCTGACCGGCACCGGGGCGGACAGCCGGTGGACCGTGGTGGCCAAGGACGGCACGAGGCGGGTCTACGCCCCCGTCCTGCAGGCGGGAACCGGCCTGGTCGTCCGATGGGGCCTGAGCCAGGTCGTCGACACCAAGGGCAACACCGTCACCTACACCTGGCGCAGTGACCTGTTCGAGTGCTGCTGGGAAGCCCTGGACTCGGTGGCCTACAACGGCACTACCGTCAGGTTCCACTACGAGACCCGACCGGACAGGGAGCGGAACGCTATCGGCAACGGCGTGTTCACCACCGTCCACGGGCGCCTGAAGACCATCGACCTGACGGTGGGCGGCAGCCGATTGCGGGCCTACAAGCTGACGTACACCACCAGCGCCGCGACCGGCCGGTCACTGCTGGCCGGCGTGCAGCAGTTCGGCAGGGACGCCGTGGTGGACGGTTCGGGTTTCGTCGTCAGCGGCACCGCGCTGCCGGCGACGAGGATCGCGTACCAGACCGGGACACCGTCGTTCGTCGCCGGAAACCAGGACACCGGGATGGGCAACCACACCGATGCCCGGCACCTGACCATGGACATCAACGGCGACGGGCGCACGGATCTGCTTGAGCTGATGCCGAACTGGCTCACCTACGAGCGGCGCACCTGGATCTCGGACGGCTCCACATTCTCGCGAACCTCGGTCCACACCGACCTGCCCTACCACGCCGACAGCCGGTTCCTGGACGGTGATGTCAACGGCGACGGGAAGTCCGACCTCATCGAGCTGTACCCGAGCGGGTTCGGGTGGGGACGACGGCTGTGGCTGTCCAACGGCACCGGGTTCGCGCTGACGAACACCGCCTCCTCCAAGACCGCCAGCAGCCGTGACGACTCCCGTTTTCTGGCCATGGACGTCAACGGCGACGGCCGCACCGACGTCGTCGAGCTGTACGCCTGCGGCCTGTGGCCGGTGCACTACTGCCGCGCCACCTGGTTGTCCGACGGCAGCGCGTTCACCCTGGCCACCAACGACTCGGGGATCGGGTTCGACGTCAACCGCCAGTTCTACCCGGTCGACGTCAACGGCGACGGCCGGTCGGACCTGCTCGAGGTGTACCCGGGGCTGTTCGGTGCCGGTGGCCGACGTCTGTGGATGTCCAACGGGACGGGCTTCGTCGCCGGCACGAGCGACACCATCTCCTGGAGCGCGCCGAAGGCCGACGGCACCGGCAGTCGTTTCGTGATGCTGGACGTCAACGGCGACGGCAAAACCGACATGGTGGAGCTCCAGCCGTTCCTCACCAGCTACACCCGCAAGACGTGGCTCTCCACCGGGTACGGGTTCGCGCAGGTGGCCACCGACACGTCGATGCCGGCCAGCGGCGCGGCCAGGCACGTGCCGGTCGACGTCAACGGTGACGACCGGACCGACCTGGTCGAGATCTACCCGTGCTGTCTCGGCACGGGCGGGCAGCGGCGCATCTGGCTGTCCACCGGCGCCGGCTTCGTCCTCGGCGCGACCGACACCGGGCTGGCCGGCTACAGCTGCGACAAGGAGGGCGCGTGCACCAGCGAGTTCCTCGACGCCGACGTCGACGGTGACGGGTTGTTCGAGGTGCTGGAGCTGTACCCGCCGTTCCCCGGCCTGGCCACCGCGCGGCGCGTCTGGGACGTGGACAGCCCGGTGCCCGACGTGCTGACCTCGCTCACCAACGAGTGGGGCGGCACCACGGCGGTGAACTACACCCCGTCCTCGTCCTGGCCGAACACCAACAACCCACCGGTCGTGCCGACCGCCTCCGCGGTGACCGTCGGGGACGGCCGAGGCGGCTCGGCGGTCACGAAGTTCACCTACTCGGGCGGCTCGTACCACTGGGGGGAGCGTCGGTTCCAGGGATTCCGCCAGCAACGGGAGAGCAGGCCCTGCGTCGCGGGCGAGTCGGCGTGCCCCTACACCGAGACGTGGTACCGGCAGGACCTCGGCGCGCTGGACCACCCGGAACGCATCGAGCGGCGCGCCGGCGGCGGCGCCCTGCTGGAGGTGACGCTCCACGAGTACACCACCAACGGCGCCACGCAGCCGCGCACGGCCCTGCCGACCGGCACCTGGGTCAACACCTACAACGGCACCGGCAACGCATGCCCCGGCGAGGACTGCAAGCGCACGTACACCACCCGCCAGTACAACGCCTACGGCGAGCTCACCCAGCAGGTCGAGCACGGCGACTACGCCGTGGCCGGGGACGAGCGCACCACCATCACCACGTTCGTGCCCAACCCGGATGTCTACATCGTGAACAAGCCGGCCGTCGTGACCCTGGTCCAGGGCGTCGGCGGCCAGGGTACGAAGCTCCGCGAGACCCGCAACCACTACGACGGTGCCGCCACGTGGAACCAGGCGCCCTCGGCCGGGCTGGAGACCAGGTCGGCGCGCTGGCTCTCGACCGACGACTCCTATGTCGAGACGGGCAAGGAGTACGACGACAGCGGCAATCTGACCGCCGAGATCGACGCGTTGGGCGGCCGGACCACCCTCGGATACGACCCGACCTTCCACCTGTACCAGACCTCGGAGACGAACGCGCTGTCCCAGCAGGTCACCGCGGGTTGGGACACCGTGTGCGGACGGCCGACCAGGGTCACCGACCTCAACGGCCAGGCCACCACCCTCGCCTATGACACGTTCTGTCGACTGACCGAGAAGACCGAGCCCGGCGGCCGGTTCGAGCGGCACACCTGGGTCGACGTCGGTGACCCCGCGACCCAGCACGAACGCATCGAACGTCCAGCCGCGACCGGGACGAGCGGCTTGCAGTGGGCGCGCCGGTACATCGACGGCCTGCAGCGCACCTGGCGCAAGGCCGACCGGGGACCGGATGCCGCCACCGGCGACATCTACGTGGACACCAGCTTCAACGCACGCGGCCAGGTCGCCGTCAAGACCGCCGCGTACTACTGGGTCTCCGGCCAGCCCCAGCCGACCACCTACCCGACCACCAGCGACTACGACGCCCTCGACCGACTTGTCCGGGAAACCCTGCCCGGTGGCGCCACCCGCACCAAGCGCTACGGCGTGTGGTCGGTGACCGAGACCGACGAGCGCGGCCACGCGACGACCGATCGCATGAACGCATACCACAAGCGTGTCGCTCGCGAGCAGACCGTCGGCGGGGTGACCCGGATCGCGACCTACGTCCATGACCTGCGCGACGAGCTGGTCCGGTCGACCGATCCCGGCGGCAGCGTCATCACCTACGACCTGGACTCGCTCGGCCGCAGGACGCGGTTGGTCGATCCGAACTCGGGTACCACCGGCTACGAGTGGGACGACGCCGGGCGGTTGGTGGCGCAGACCGACGCACGCGGCCAGCGCACCACGTTCACCTACGACCCCCTCGGGCGCAAGACCGGCAAGACCACCAGGGCCGGCACGCCCTCGGCGGTCACCGTGACGTGGACCTACGACCAGGTTCGTGCCGGCTACCACAACATCGGCAAGGTCACCACGACCACCGACGGCGCCGGCGCCAAGACGCTCGACCACGACGCCCTCGGCCGCGTGGTCAAGACGGTCAGGACGGTCAACGGCGCGAGTTACACCTTCCGGTACGGGTTCGACGCCGGCAACCGGGCGCTGTGGACCACCTACCCCGACGGCGACACCCAGGGCACCCCGGCGGACCCGTTGCGGTACGACGGTGCCGGCCGGTTGCTGGCCATCCCCGGCTACGTCGACGCGGCCCGTTACAACGCCGAGGGCAAGCTGATCCGGCTCGAGAACGCCAACGGCACGGTGACCACAAGGTCGCACGACACGCGGCGCGGCTGGCTGGACCGGATCACCACGACCTCGGGCTCGACGACCATCCAGGACTCCACCTTCACCAGGGACGCCACGGGCAAGATCAAGCAGATCGACAGTCCGTTCCCGGACGAGGGCTGGACCTTCGAGTACGACGAGGTGGGCCAGCTGACCGTGGCGACCAGCGCCTCGACGCCGGCCCACCACCAGACCCTGAGCTACGACGCGACGGGCAACGTCGCCGCCAACTCCCGCCTCGGCACCTACGGCTACGACAGCTCGCGACCACACGCGGTGACGTCGGCCGGCCCGAACACCTACACCTACGACACGGCCGGTCTGATGGTCTCCGGTGCCGGGCGCACGCTGGTCTGGGACGGCGACAACCGTCTCGCCTCAGTCACCCGCTCGGGCAGCACGACGACGTTCGGCTACGACGCCGACGGCACCCGGCTGTTCCAGGCGCAGGGCTCGGCCGTTCGGCACTACCTCGGCGACGACTACGAGGTGGACGTCACCGCGGGCCTGGCCACCAAGTACATCTCAGTCGCGGACACGCTCGTGGCCAGGGCGGACGGCACGACCCGGTACTGGGTGCACACCGACCACCAGGGCTCGGTGCAGGCTCAGACCAACGCCTCCGGGGTGGAGGTGCACCGCAAGAGGTACCGCCCCTACGGTGAGGTTCTCTCGACGGCCGGCACGTTGTCGTACGAGCCACGCGGGTTCACCGGGCAGCGTCACGACGCGGCCGGCCTGGTGTACCTCAAGGCCCGCTAA
- a CDS encoding IS3 family transposase, producing MYRFIDAEKTTYPVRLLCRLLGVGHSAFYQWLRTGRQRAADRERHDQARIEATWQTWWEHRGVYGARRLTAELPERGHRWNRKAVARLMRLAGVEGAHRRRRGKPRHKATSTATAPDLVQR from the coding sequence GTGTACCGGTTCATCGACGCGGAGAAGACCACCTACCCGGTCCGTCTGCTCTGCCGGCTTCTCGGTGTCGGCCACAGCGCCTTCTACCAGTGGCTCCGGACAGGCCGGCAGCGCGCCGCCGACAGGGAACGCCATGACCAGGCTCGAATCGAGGCGACCTGGCAGACGTGGTGGGAGCACCGTGGCGTCTACGGTGCTCGCCGGCTGACCGCTGAGCTGCCCGAGCGTGGTCACCGGTGGAACCGCAAGGCGGTGGCCCGGCTGATGCGTCTGGCCGGTGTCGAGGGCGCCCACCGCCGGCGGCGCGGTAAGCCCCGCCACAAGGCCACGTCGACCGCGACCGCCCCGGACCTGGTCCAGCGGTAG
- a CDS encoding transposase: MPLQSKYPEEFRRQAAALVLDSGRTIRDVGRELGVNHEMLRNWVA, encoded by the coding sequence ATGCCTCTACAGAGCAAGTACCCCGAGGAGTTCCGCCGCCAGGCTGCGGCGTTGGTGCTCGACTCGGGTCGCACGATCCGTGACGTTGGTCGGGAGTTGGGCGTCAACCACGAGATGCTGCGGAACTGGGTCGCATAG
- a CDS encoding IS110 family transposase, protein MAIVADHYDFVIGVDTHAASHTLALITAGTGAVQQQAQFPTSPAGLRRATAWIQRHTQDTTTLIVIDGAGSYGATFTEQLTAAGLTVAEAPDVPAISRRRHGKSDALDAIAMAQATRSLNINELRWPRATGARTALRVLIVAREQMSGERTRAVNALTALLRTVNLGIDARRALTTTTITTIAAWRTRDENPALAVCRAEAIRLARRIRALDAELAANHTTLHEAVTMQAPQLLDLPGVGAVVAATVLLAWSHPGRIRSEAAFAALAGASPLPASSGNTTRHRLNRGGDRRLNRALYTVALVRMGHDPRTRAYVTRRTAEGRTKREVMRNLKRYISRQLFRTLTAAHTAGTTP, encoded by the coding sequence ATGGCCATCGTCGCAGACCACTACGACTTCGTCATCGGCGTGGACACCCACGCCGCTTCACATACCCTCGCACTCATCACCGCCGGCACCGGCGCAGTCCAGCAGCAGGCCCAGTTCCCTACCAGCCCGGCCGGGCTACGCCGCGCCACCGCCTGGATCCAGCGTCACACCCAGGACACGACAACGCTGATCGTCATCGACGGCGCCGGATCCTACGGCGCCACCTTCACCGAACAGCTCACCGCAGCCGGTTTGACCGTTGCCGAAGCACCCGACGTCCCGGCCATCAGCAGGCGCCGCCACGGCAAGAGCGACGCCCTGGACGCCATCGCGATGGCCCAAGCAACCCGCAGCCTGAACATCAACGAGCTGCGCTGGCCCCGCGCGACCGGTGCCCGCACCGCCCTGCGGGTCCTGATCGTCGCTCGGGAACAGATGAGCGGCGAACGCACCCGAGCCGTCAACGCGTTGACCGCCCTGCTGCGCACCGTCAACCTCGGCATCGACGCCCGCCGCGCCTTGACCACCACGACCATCACCACCATCGCGGCCTGGCGCACCCGAGACGAGAATCCGGCCCTGGCCGTCTGTCGAGCCGAGGCCATCCGCCTGGCCCGGCGCATCCGGGCCCTCGACGCCGAACTCGCCGCCAACCACACCACCCTGCACGAAGCCGTCACCATGCAGGCGCCGCAACTGCTCGACCTGCCCGGCGTCGGCGCCGTCGTCGCCGCGACCGTCCTACTGGCCTGGTCACACCCCGGACGCATCCGCTCCGAGGCCGCGTTCGCCGCCCTGGCCGGCGCATCACCACTACCAGCCTCATCAGGCAACACCACCCGACACCGACTCAACCGCGGCGGCGACCGACGCCTCAACCGAGCCCTCTACACCGTCGCACTGGTCCGCATGGGCCACGACCCCCGCACCCGCGCCTACGTCACCCGCCGCACCGCCGAAGGCCGCACCAAACGCGAGGTCATGCGCAACCTCAAGCGCTACATCAGCAGGCAGCTCTTCCGGACCCTGACCGCCGCCCACACGGCAGGAACCACCCCTTGA
- a CDS encoding amino acid adenylation domain-containing protein, whose amino-acid sequence MTVKEQFERIARRYPDRIALTFESESISYQVLNERANRVAHVLSSRGVGPDVVVGVYLDRGIDAIVSVLAVLKAGGVCLPLDPDYPAERLDLMLRDADAACLLTQADGESRLARCDVNPVVLDWTSAELADAAQTDPASTPSASDRAYILYTSGSSGSPKGVEIEQGALGDVALKTARLLKLSADDVLLQFASMSFVASIGQIYAPLVIGARLLLRGRRHSSASSLFTYIRDNGVTVLWLTPSVIKYMTQREEASIARLGSPLRLLRSGGETLTRSLVEHWFSQSSVPILNVYGPTEAVQDITASLITGPVSTVTMGSPIFDAEVLITDGAGNLASDDSGELLFTTPGMARGYLGQKALTEERFVWRETEHGHRRFYRTGDIVRRLPDGQLEYVGREDKQVKVLGNRIELGEVEERLTMHPAVLNAAVVVTPWLAEEHRLVAYYVAEPNQQQNNSDLLQWCLQALPAYMVPTTYVQMPELPRTANGKLDRSALHELAASGKS is encoded by the coding sequence GTGACAGTCAAGGAACAGTTTGAGCGCATAGCCCGCCGCTATCCCGACCGCATCGCCCTCACCTTCGAATCCGAGTCAATTTCCTATCAGGTACTCAATGAGCGAGCCAATCGTGTGGCACACGTGCTGTCGAGTCGCGGTGTCGGACCCGACGTCGTTGTCGGGGTGTACCTGGACCGGGGGATCGATGCGATCGTCTCGGTGCTCGCGGTGTTGAAAGCGGGCGGCGTTTGCCTGCCACTGGACCCCGACTATCCCGCGGAGCGGTTGGATCTTATGCTCCGCGACGCGGATGCGGCGTGTCTGCTGACCCAAGCCGACGGCGAGAGTCGGCTCGCCCGCTGTGACGTCAACCCTGTCGTGCTGGACTGGACGTCCGCCGAACTGGCCGATGCGGCGCAGACGGATCCGGCATCGACGCCGTCCGCGTCCGACCGTGCCTACATCCTCTACACCTCAGGTTCCAGCGGAAGTCCCAAGGGGGTGGAGATCGAGCAGGGCGCACTTGGCGACGTCGCCCTCAAGACAGCACGCCTGCTGAAACTGTCCGCCGACGACGTGCTGCTGCAGTTCGCCTCGATGTCGTTCGTAGCCTCCATAGGTCAGATCTACGCACCACTGGTGATTGGAGCACGGCTCCTCCTGCGTGGGCGCCGGCACTCCAGCGCGTCGTCGCTGTTCACGTACATCAGGGACAACGGTGTGACCGTGCTCTGGTTGACGCCTTCCGTGATCAAGTACATGACGCAGCGTGAGGAAGCATCCATTGCCAGACTAGGCTCACCGCTGCGTCTACTGCGCAGCGGTGGTGAGACGCTGACCCGTTCCTTGGTCGAGCACTGGTTCTCCCAGAGTTCTGTCCCGATCCTCAACGTCTACGGTCCGACCGAAGCCGTACAGGACATCACGGCGAGCCTGATCACCGGTCCGGTGTCGACAGTCACCATGGGAAGTCCGATCTTCGATGCAGAGGTGCTGATCACGGACGGCGCCGGCAATCTCGCCAGCGACGATTCAGGCGAGCTTCTCTTCACGACTCCGGGAATGGCCCGGGGATATCTCGGGCAGAAGGCGCTCACCGAAGAGCGGTTCGTGTGGCGCGAGACAGAACACGGGCACCGCCGCTTCTACCGCACGGGCGATATCGTCAGGCGGCTTCCCGACGGCCAACTAGAGTATGTCGGCCGAGAGGACAAGCAGGTGAAGGTGCTCGGAAACAGGATCGAACTCGGCGAGGTCGAGGAACGTCTGACGATGCATCCGGCCGTCCTCAACGCGGCGGTCGTGGTCACGCCGTGGCTCGCGGAAGAGCACCGCCTCGTCGCGTACTACGTGGCCGAGCCCAACCAACAGCAGAACAACTCCGACCTCCTGCAGTGGTGCCTGCAGGCTCTCCCGGCCTACATGGTGCCCACCACCTACGTGCAGATGCCGGAACTGCCACGGACCGCCAACGGCAAACTCGACCGGAGTGCGCTTCACGAGCTGGCCGCCAGCGGCAAGTCTTGA